In Oncorhynchus gorbuscha isolate QuinsamMale2020 ecotype Even-year linkage group LG02, OgorEven_v1.0, whole genome shotgun sequence, a single genomic region encodes these proteins:
- the LOC124015025 gene encoding gametogenetin-binding protein 2-like isoform X4, which yields MARLVAVCRDGEEDFPFLARQIPLYIDDTLTMVMEFTDSVMNLDTHQINSSQMKQFVEHHSMLKQQDLNIAMMVTSREVFSALSQLVPCVGCRRSVERLFSQLVESGNPALEPLTVKPTGVLSVTKTCMADAKTLYTLFYIHGSKLNDMINAIPKSKKNKRCQLHSLETHKPKPLGGEGSVDTRLGLEKDKDGGAKTDGRCSVVIHSGPLQAPSRGSWMDVWELMSQECRDEVVLIDSTCLLETLETYLRKHRFCTDCKNKVLRAYNILIGELDCTKEKGYCAALYEGLRCCPQEHHVHVCCETDFMAHLLGRAEPEFSGGYERRERHAKTIDIAQEEVLTCLGIHLYERLHRIWQKLRAEEQTWQMLFCLGIDALRKSFETAVEKVQGISRLEQLCEELSEEERAKELKQEKKRQKKKNRRKNKCGFDVSEQEAEVKNLAEGSLESVENGGCKACGSREEEDEDEGEGHVSCVEVVVTSNESTTSCSCPDSTVPILGSPKVKKGNAVTTIQPSLKTRHLSLGLSPHSNGSDCGYSSSMEGSEPGSQEGCDVACAEGICNHNEAGDYLCGHQCAEDKEEDCMDSCVACWASSEENTKGKKRNKRRKNNGLLSYHQGPNAEVCVMEENRNGQNAAATSPVCRTKETCTQLCLDIFSSIPPQLPRAEHRMNISHDLEDTSAKSLMELLDDSEVTSDEENCLTQDEIQSFVDNNKSFYNNRDQYRQRLKDKFTKYCHGGADWFAAATTSVN from the exons ATGGCGCGCCTCGTTGCGGTTTGCAGGGACGGGGAAGAGGACTTCCCTTTCCTCGCAAGACAGATTCCCTTATACATCGATGACACTCTCACG ATGGTGATGGAGTTTACTGACAGTGTCATGAACCTTGACACTCACCAAATCAACAGCTCTCAGATGAAGCAGTTTGTCGAG catCACAGCATGCTGAAGCAGCAGGACCTGAACATCGCCATGATGGTAACTTCCAGGGAGGTGTTCAGCGCCCTCTCCCAGCTGGTGCCGTGTGTGGGCTGCAGGCGGAGCGTGGAGCGCCTCTTTTCCCAGCTGGTGGAGTCCGGGAACCCGGCACTGGAGCCCCTCACGGTGAAGCCCACCGGTGTGCTGTCTGTCACCAAGACCTGCATGGCCGACGCAAAGACGCTCTACACCCTCTTTTACATCCACGG GTCAAAGTTAAATGACATGATCAATGCCATTCCAAAAAGCAAAAAGAATAAACGCTGCCAGTTGCACTCCTTAGAAACACACAAACCAAAGCCTTTGGG AGGAGAAGGGAGCGTAGACACAAGGCTAGGTTTAGAGAAAGACAAAGATGGAGGAGCCAAGACAGACGGCAGATGTAGCGTTGTTATTCACTCTGGACCACTTCAGGCCCCCAGCAG GGGAAGCTGGATGGATGTGTGGGAGCTCATGTCTCAGGAGTGCAGGGACGAAGTCGTCCTGATCGACAGCACCTGCCTCCTGGAGACCCTGGAAACATACTTGCGCAAGCACAG GTTCTGTACTGACTGCAAGAACAAGGTACTGAGAGCATACAACATCCTTATAGGGGAGCTAGACTGCACTAAAGAGAAGGGCTACTGCGCTGCCTTGTATGAGGGACTCCGCTGCTGTCCCCAAGAGCACCACGTCCACGTCTGCTGTGAGACTGACTTTATGGCACATCTACTGGGCCGGGCTGAGCCGGAGTTCTCCGGAGGTTACGA ACGCAGAGAACGACACGCCAAGACCATTGACATTGCACAAGAGGAGGTGCTCACCTGCCTGGGCATCCACCTGTACGAGCGACTGCACAGAATCTGGCAGAAACTGAGGGCAGAGGAGCAGACCTGGCAGATGCTCTTCTGCCTCGGCATCGACGCTTTACGCAAAAGCTTTGAG ACGGCGGTGGAGAAGGTGCAGGGCATCAGTCGTCTGGAGCAGCTGTGTGAGGAGCTGTCGGAAGAGGAGAGGGCCAAAGAGCTGaagcaggagaagaagagacagaagaagaagaacagaCGCAAAAACAAGTGTGGCTTCGACGTGTCTGAGCAGGAGGCCGAGGTCAAGAACCTGGCTGAG GGTTCATTAGAGTCTGTGGAGAACGGTGGCTGCAAGGCCTGTGGAAgccgagaggaggaggatgaggatgagggggaggggcATGTCAGCTGTGTGGAGGTGGTCGTCACTAGCAACGAGAGCACTACTTCCTGCAGCTGCCCAGACAGCACCGTGCCCATCCTGGGCTCTCCTAAAGTCAAGAAAGGTAATGCTGTCACCACCATCCAACCATCACTCAAGACCAGACACCTGTCCCTGG GTCTTTCGCCTCACAGTAATGGGAGTGACTGTGGTTACTCGTCTAGCATGGAAGGCAGCGAGCCTGGCTCACAGGAAGGATGTGACGTCGCCTGTGCTGAGGGCATCTGCAACCACAACGAAGCAG GAGACTACTTGTGTGGTCATCAATGTGCTGAAGACAAGGAGGAGGACTGTATGGACAGCTGTGTGGCGTGCTGGGCCAGCTCTGAAGAGAACACCAAGGGCAAGAAGAGGAATAAGAGAAGAAAGAACAATGGCTTGTTATCTTACCATCAG GGTCCAAATGCAGAGGTTTGTGTTATGGAAGAGAACAGGAACGGGCAAAACGCCGCTGCAACGTCACCCGTGTGCAGAACCAAAGAGACGTGTACCCAGTTGTGCCTCGACATCTTTTCTAGTATCCCACCGCAGTTACCACGTGCAGAACATCGAATGAACATCAGCCATGATCTGGAGGATACCAGTGCTAAGAGTCTCATGGAACTGCTG GATGACTCTGAAGTGACTTCCGATGAAGAGAACTGCCTCACGCAGGATGAGATCCAGTCGTTTGTGGACAACAACAAGTCCTTCTACAACAACCGTGACCAGTACCGACAGCGCCTGAAAGATAAATTCACCAAGTACTGCCACGGAGGTGCAGATTGGtttgctgctgccaccaccagcGTCAATTAA
- the LOC124015025 gene encoding gametogenetin-binding protein 2-like isoform X2, which yields MARLVAVCRDGEEDFPFLARQIPLYIDDTLTMVMEFTDSVMNLDTHQINSSQMKQFVEHHSMLKQQDLNIAMMVTSREVFSALSQLVPCVGCRRSVERLFSQLVESGNPALEPLTVKPTGVLSVTKTCMADAKTLYTLFYIHGSKLNDMINAIPKSKKNKRCQLHSLETHKPKPLGGSWMDVWELMSQECRDEVVLIDSTCLLETLETYLRKHRFCTDCKNKVLRAYNILIGELDCTKEKGYCAALYEGLRCCPQEHHVHVCCETDFMAHLLGRAEPEFSGGYERRERHAKTIDIAQEEVLTCLGIHLYERLHRIWQKLRAEEQTWQMLFCLGIDALRKSFETAVEKVQGISRLEQLCEELSEEERAKELKQEKKRQKKKNRRKNKCGFDVSEQEAEVKNLAEGSLESVENGGCKACGSREEEDEDEGEGHVSCVEVVVTSNESTTSCSCPDSTVPILGSPKVKKGNAVTTIQPSLKTRHLSLGLSPHSNGSDCGYSSSMEGSEPGSQEGCDVACAEGICNHNEAGDYLCGHQCAEDKEEDCMDSCVACWASSEENTKGKKRNKRRKNNGLLSYHQGPNAEVCVMEENRNGQNAAATSPVCRTKETCTQLCLDIFSSIPPQLPRAEHRMNISHDLEDTSAKSLMELLDDSEVTSDEENCLTQDEIQSFVDNNKSFYNNRDQYRQRLKDKFTKYCHGGADWFAAATTSVN from the exons ATGGCGCGCCTCGTTGCGGTTTGCAGGGACGGGGAAGAGGACTTCCCTTTCCTCGCAAGACAGATTCCCTTATACATCGATGACACTCTCACG ATGGTGATGGAGTTTACTGACAGTGTCATGAACCTTGACACTCACCAAATCAACAGCTCTCAGATGAAGCAGTTTGTCGAG catCACAGCATGCTGAAGCAGCAGGACCTGAACATCGCCATGATGGTAACTTCCAGGGAGGTGTTCAGCGCCCTCTCCCAGCTGGTGCCGTGTGTGGGCTGCAGGCGGAGCGTGGAGCGCCTCTTTTCCCAGCTGGTGGAGTCCGGGAACCCGGCACTGGAGCCCCTCACGGTGAAGCCCACCGGTGTGCTGTCTGTCACCAAGACCTGCATGGCCGACGCAAAGACGCTCTACACCCTCTTTTACATCCACGG GTCAAAGTTAAATGACATGATCAATGCCATTCCAAAAAGCAAAAAGAATAAACGCTGCCAGTTGCACTCCTTAGAAACACACAAACCAAAGCCTTTGGG GGGAAGCTGGATGGATGTGTGGGAGCTCATGTCTCAGGAGTGCAGGGACGAAGTCGTCCTGATCGACAGCACCTGCCTCCTGGAGACCCTGGAAACATACTTGCGCAAGCACAG GTTCTGTACTGACTGCAAGAACAAGGTACTGAGAGCATACAACATCCTTATAGGGGAGCTAGACTGCACTAAAGAGAAGGGCTACTGCGCTGCCTTGTATGAGGGACTCCGCTGCTGTCCCCAAGAGCACCACGTCCACGTCTGCTGTGAGACTGACTTTATGGCACATCTACTGGGCCGGGCTGAGCCGGAGTTCTCCGGAGGTTACGA ACGCAGAGAACGACACGCCAAGACCATTGACATTGCACAAGAGGAGGTGCTCACCTGCCTGGGCATCCACCTGTACGAGCGACTGCACAGAATCTGGCAGAAACTGAGGGCAGAGGAGCAGACCTGGCAGATGCTCTTCTGCCTCGGCATCGACGCTTTACGCAAAAGCTTTGAG ACGGCGGTGGAGAAGGTGCAGGGCATCAGTCGTCTGGAGCAGCTGTGTGAGGAGCTGTCGGAAGAGGAGAGGGCCAAAGAGCTGaagcaggagaagaagagacagaagaagaagaacagaCGCAAAAACAAGTGTGGCTTCGACGTGTCTGAGCAGGAGGCCGAGGTCAAGAACCTGGCTGAG GGTTCATTAGAGTCTGTGGAGAACGGTGGCTGCAAGGCCTGTGGAAgccgagaggaggaggatgaggatgagggggaggggcATGTCAGCTGTGTGGAGGTGGTCGTCACTAGCAACGAGAGCACTACTTCCTGCAGCTGCCCAGACAGCACCGTGCCCATCCTGGGCTCTCCTAAAGTCAAGAAAGGTAATGCTGTCACCACCATCCAACCATCACTCAAGACCAGACACCTGTCCCTGG GTCTTTCGCCTCACAGTAATGGGAGTGACTGTGGTTACTCGTCTAGCATGGAAGGCAGCGAGCCTGGCTCACAGGAAGGATGTGACGTCGCCTGTGCTGAGGGCATCTGCAACCACAACGAAGCAG GAGACTACTTGTGTGGTCATCAATGTGCTGAAGACAAGGAGGAGGACTGTATGGACAGCTGTGTGGCGTGCTGGGCCAGCTCTGAAGAGAACACCAAGGGCAAGAAGAGGAATAAGAGAAGAAAGAACAATGGCTTGTTATCTTACCATCAG GGTCCAAATGCAGAGGTTTGTGTTATGGAAGAGAACAGGAACGGGCAAAACGCCGCTGCAACGTCACCCGTGTGCAGAACCAAAGAGACGTGTACCCAGTTGTGCCTCGACATCTTTTCTAGTATCCCACCGCAGTTACCACGTGCAGAACATCGAATGAACATCAGCCATGATCTGGAGGATACCAGTGCTAAGAGTCTCATGGAACTGCTG GATGACTCTGAAGTGACTTCCGATGAAGAGAACTGCCTCACGCAGGATGAGATCCAGTCGTTTGTGGACAACAACAAGTCCTTCTACAACAACCGTGACCAGTACCGACAGCGCCTGAAAGATAAATTCACCAAGTACTGCCACGGAGGTGCAGATTGGtttgctgctgccaccaccagcGTCAATTAA
- the LOC124015025 gene encoding gametogenetin-binding protein 2-like isoform X1: MARLVAVCRDGEEDFPFLARQIPLYIDDTLTMVMEFTDSVMNLDTHQINSSQMKQFVEHHSMLKQQDLNIAMMVTSREVFSALSQLVPCVGCRRSVERLFSQLVESGNPALEPLTVKPTGVLSVTKTCMADAKTLYTLFYIHGSKLNDMINAIPKSKKNKRCQLHSLETHKPKPLGGEGSVDTRLGLEKDKDGGAKTDGRCSVVIHSGPLQAPSRGSWMDVWELMSQECRDEVVLIDSTCLLETLETYLRKHRFCTDCKNKVLRAYNILIGELDCTKEKGYCAALYEGLRCCPQEHHVHVCCETDFMAHLLGRAEPEFSGGYERRERHAKTIDIAQEEVLTCLGIHLYERLHRIWQKLRAEEQTWQMLFCLGIDALRKSFETAVEKVQGISRLEQLCEELSEEERAKELKQEKKRQKKKNRRKNKCGFDVSEQEAEVKNLAEGSLESVENGGCKACGSREEEDEDEGEGHVSCVEVVVTSNESTTSCSCPDSTVPILGSPKVKKGLSPHSNGSDCGYSSSMEGSEPGSQEGCDVACAEGICNHNEAGDYLCGHQCAEDKEEDCMDSCVACWASSEENTKGKKRNKRRKNNGLLSYHQGPNAEVCVMEENRNGQNAAATSPVCRTKETCTQLCLDIFSSIPPQLPRAEHRMNISHDLEDTSAKSLMELLDDSEVTSDEENCLTQDEIQSFVDNNKSFYNNRDQYRQRLKDKFTKYCHGGADWFAAATTSVN, translated from the exons ATGGCGCGCCTCGTTGCGGTTTGCAGGGACGGGGAAGAGGACTTCCCTTTCCTCGCAAGACAGATTCCCTTATACATCGATGACACTCTCACG ATGGTGATGGAGTTTACTGACAGTGTCATGAACCTTGACACTCACCAAATCAACAGCTCTCAGATGAAGCAGTTTGTCGAG catCACAGCATGCTGAAGCAGCAGGACCTGAACATCGCCATGATGGTAACTTCCAGGGAGGTGTTCAGCGCCCTCTCCCAGCTGGTGCCGTGTGTGGGCTGCAGGCGGAGCGTGGAGCGCCTCTTTTCCCAGCTGGTGGAGTCCGGGAACCCGGCACTGGAGCCCCTCACGGTGAAGCCCACCGGTGTGCTGTCTGTCACCAAGACCTGCATGGCCGACGCAAAGACGCTCTACACCCTCTTTTACATCCACGG GTCAAAGTTAAATGACATGATCAATGCCATTCCAAAAAGCAAAAAGAATAAACGCTGCCAGTTGCACTCCTTAGAAACACACAAACCAAAGCCTTTGGG AGGAGAAGGGAGCGTAGACACAAGGCTAGGTTTAGAGAAAGACAAAGATGGAGGAGCCAAGACAGACGGCAGATGTAGCGTTGTTATTCACTCTGGACCACTTCAGGCCCCCAGCAG GGGAAGCTGGATGGATGTGTGGGAGCTCATGTCTCAGGAGTGCAGGGACGAAGTCGTCCTGATCGACAGCACCTGCCTCCTGGAGACCCTGGAAACATACTTGCGCAAGCACAG GTTCTGTACTGACTGCAAGAACAAGGTACTGAGAGCATACAACATCCTTATAGGGGAGCTAGACTGCACTAAAGAGAAGGGCTACTGCGCTGCCTTGTATGAGGGACTCCGCTGCTGTCCCCAAGAGCACCACGTCCACGTCTGCTGTGAGACTGACTTTATGGCACATCTACTGGGCCGGGCTGAGCCGGAGTTCTCCGGAGGTTACGA ACGCAGAGAACGACACGCCAAGACCATTGACATTGCACAAGAGGAGGTGCTCACCTGCCTGGGCATCCACCTGTACGAGCGACTGCACAGAATCTGGCAGAAACTGAGGGCAGAGGAGCAGACCTGGCAGATGCTCTTCTGCCTCGGCATCGACGCTTTACGCAAAAGCTTTGAG ACGGCGGTGGAGAAGGTGCAGGGCATCAGTCGTCTGGAGCAGCTGTGTGAGGAGCTGTCGGAAGAGGAGAGGGCCAAAGAGCTGaagcaggagaagaagagacagaagaagaagaacagaCGCAAAAACAAGTGTGGCTTCGACGTGTCTGAGCAGGAGGCCGAGGTCAAGAACCTGGCTGAG GGTTCATTAGAGTCTGTGGAGAACGGTGGCTGCAAGGCCTGTGGAAgccgagaggaggaggatgaggatgagggggaggggcATGTCAGCTGTGTGGAGGTGGTCGTCACTAGCAACGAGAGCACTACTTCCTGCAGCTGCCCAGACAGCACCGTGCCCATCCTGGGCTCTCCTAAAGTCAAGAAAG GTCTTTCGCCTCACAGTAATGGGAGTGACTGTGGTTACTCGTCTAGCATGGAAGGCAGCGAGCCTGGCTCACAGGAAGGATGTGACGTCGCCTGTGCTGAGGGCATCTGCAACCACAACGAAGCAG GAGACTACTTGTGTGGTCATCAATGTGCTGAAGACAAGGAGGAGGACTGTATGGACAGCTGTGTGGCGTGCTGGGCCAGCTCTGAAGAGAACACCAAGGGCAAGAAGAGGAATAAGAGAAGAAAGAACAATGGCTTGTTATCTTACCATCAG GGTCCAAATGCAGAGGTTTGTGTTATGGAAGAGAACAGGAACGGGCAAAACGCCGCTGCAACGTCACCCGTGTGCAGAACCAAAGAGACGTGTACCCAGTTGTGCCTCGACATCTTTTCTAGTATCCCACCGCAGTTACCACGTGCAGAACATCGAATGAACATCAGCCATGATCTGGAGGATACCAGTGCTAAGAGTCTCATGGAACTGCTG GATGACTCTGAAGTGACTTCCGATGAAGAGAACTGCCTCACGCAGGATGAGATCCAGTCGTTTGTGGACAACAACAAGTCCTTCTACAACAACCGTGACCAGTACCGACAGCGCCTGAAAGATAAATTCACCAAGTACTGCCACGGAGGTGCAGATTGGtttgctgctgccaccaccagcGTCAATTAA
- the LOC124015025 gene encoding gametogenetin-binding protein 2-like isoform X3 encodes MARLVAVCRDGEEDFPFLARQIPLYIDDTLTMVMEFTDSVMNLDTHQINSSQMKQFVEHHSMLKQQDLNIAMMVTSREVFSALSQLVPCVGCRRSVERLFSQLVESGNPALEPLTVKPTGVLSVTKTCMADAKTLYTLFYIHGSKLNDMINAIPKSKKNKRCQLHSLETHKPKPLGGSWMDVWELMSQECRDEVVLIDSTCLLETLETYLRKHRFCTDCKNKVLRAYNILIGELDCTKEKGYCAALYEGLRCCPQEHHVHVCCETDFMAHLLGRAEPEFSGGYERRERHAKTIDIAQEEVLTCLGIHLYERLHRIWQKLRAEEQTWQMLFCLGIDALRKSFETAVEKVQGISRLEQLCEELSEEERAKELKQEKKRQKKKNRRKNKCGFDVSEQEAEVKNLAEGSLESVENGGCKACGSREEEDEDEGEGHVSCVEVVVTSNESTTSCSCPDSTVPILGSPKVKKGLSPHSNGSDCGYSSSMEGSEPGSQEGCDVACAEGICNHNEAGDYLCGHQCAEDKEEDCMDSCVACWASSEENTKGKKRNKRRKNNGLLSYHQGPNAEVCVMEENRNGQNAAATSPVCRTKETCTQLCLDIFSSIPPQLPRAEHRMNISHDLEDTSAKSLMELLDDSEVTSDEENCLTQDEIQSFVDNNKSFYNNRDQYRQRLKDKFTKYCHGGADWFAAATTSVN; translated from the exons ATGGCGCGCCTCGTTGCGGTTTGCAGGGACGGGGAAGAGGACTTCCCTTTCCTCGCAAGACAGATTCCCTTATACATCGATGACACTCTCACG ATGGTGATGGAGTTTACTGACAGTGTCATGAACCTTGACACTCACCAAATCAACAGCTCTCAGATGAAGCAGTTTGTCGAG catCACAGCATGCTGAAGCAGCAGGACCTGAACATCGCCATGATGGTAACTTCCAGGGAGGTGTTCAGCGCCCTCTCCCAGCTGGTGCCGTGTGTGGGCTGCAGGCGGAGCGTGGAGCGCCTCTTTTCCCAGCTGGTGGAGTCCGGGAACCCGGCACTGGAGCCCCTCACGGTGAAGCCCACCGGTGTGCTGTCTGTCACCAAGACCTGCATGGCCGACGCAAAGACGCTCTACACCCTCTTTTACATCCACGG GTCAAAGTTAAATGACATGATCAATGCCATTCCAAAAAGCAAAAAGAATAAACGCTGCCAGTTGCACTCCTTAGAAACACACAAACCAAAGCCTTTGGG GGGAAGCTGGATGGATGTGTGGGAGCTCATGTCTCAGGAGTGCAGGGACGAAGTCGTCCTGATCGACAGCACCTGCCTCCTGGAGACCCTGGAAACATACTTGCGCAAGCACAG GTTCTGTACTGACTGCAAGAACAAGGTACTGAGAGCATACAACATCCTTATAGGGGAGCTAGACTGCACTAAAGAGAAGGGCTACTGCGCTGCCTTGTATGAGGGACTCCGCTGCTGTCCCCAAGAGCACCACGTCCACGTCTGCTGTGAGACTGACTTTATGGCACATCTACTGGGCCGGGCTGAGCCGGAGTTCTCCGGAGGTTACGA ACGCAGAGAACGACACGCCAAGACCATTGACATTGCACAAGAGGAGGTGCTCACCTGCCTGGGCATCCACCTGTACGAGCGACTGCACAGAATCTGGCAGAAACTGAGGGCAGAGGAGCAGACCTGGCAGATGCTCTTCTGCCTCGGCATCGACGCTTTACGCAAAAGCTTTGAG ACGGCGGTGGAGAAGGTGCAGGGCATCAGTCGTCTGGAGCAGCTGTGTGAGGAGCTGTCGGAAGAGGAGAGGGCCAAAGAGCTGaagcaggagaagaagagacagaagaagaagaacagaCGCAAAAACAAGTGTGGCTTCGACGTGTCTGAGCAGGAGGCCGAGGTCAAGAACCTGGCTGAG GGTTCATTAGAGTCTGTGGAGAACGGTGGCTGCAAGGCCTGTGGAAgccgagaggaggaggatgaggatgagggggaggggcATGTCAGCTGTGTGGAGGTGGTCGTCACTAGCAACGAGAGCACTACTTCCTGCAGCTGCCCAGACAGCACCGTGCCCATCCTGGGCTCTCCTAAAGTCAAGAAAG GTCTTTCGCCTCACAGTAATGGGAGTGACTGTGGTTACTCGTCTAGCATGGAAGGCAGCGAGCCTGGCTCACAGGAAGGATGTGACGTCGCCTGTGCTGAGGGCATCTGCAACCACAACGAAGCAG GAGACTACTTGTGTGGTCATCAATGTGCTGAAGACAAGGAGGAGGACTGTATGGACAGCTGTGTGGCGTGCTGGGCCAGCTCTGAAGAGAACACCAAGGGCAAGAAGAGGAATAAGAGAAGAAAGAACAATGGCTTGTTATCTTACCATCAG GGTCCAAATGCAGAGGTTTGTGTTATGGAAGAGAACAGGAACGGGCAAAACGCCGCTGCAACGTCACCCGTGTGCAGAACCAAAGAGACGTGTACCCAGTTGTGCCTCGACATCTTTTCTAGTATCCCACCGCAGTTACCACGTGCAGAACATCGAATGAACATCAGCCATGATCTGGAGGATACCAGTGCTAAGAGTCTCATGGAACTGCTG GATGACTCTGAAGTGACTTCCGATGAAGAGAACTGCCTCACGCAGGATGAGATCCAGTCGTTTGTGGACAACAACAAGTCCTTCTACAACAACCGTGACCAGTACCGACAGCGCCTGAAAGATAAATTCACCAAGTACTGCCACGGAGGTGCAGATTGGtttgctgctgccaccaccagcGTCAATTAA
- the sap30l gene encoding histone deacetylase complex subunit SAP30L — translation MNGFSTEEDSHDGPPAPPFYGQTCCLIEDGERCGRSAGNASFSKRIQKSISQKKLKLDIDKSVRHLYICDFHKNFIQSVRNKRKRKTSDDGGESPDHDVEVPEVDLFQLQVNTLRRYKRHYKLQTRPGLNKAQLAETVSRHFRNIPVNEKETLTYFIYMVKSTKSRLDQKSDGSKQLE, via the exons ATGAACGGGTTCAGCACTGAAGAAGACAGCCACGACGGCCCCCCAGCGCCGCCGTTTTACGGTCAGACTTGTTGTTTGATTGAGGACGGTGAGCGCTGCGGACGATCGGCTGGAAACGCCTCCTTCAGCAAACGGATCCAAAAAAGCATATCGCAGAAAAAACTAAAACTGGACATCGACAAAAGC GTTCGACATCTCTACATATGCGACTTCCACAAAAACTTTATCCAGAGTGTCCGTaacaagaggaagaggaagacgagCGACGACGGAGGGGAGTCTCCGGACCATGACGTGGAAGTTCCAGAG GTGGACCTGTTCCAGCTTCAGGTGAACACGCTGAGACGCTACAAGAGACACTACAAGCTGCAGACCAGACCTGGCTTAAACAAGGCCCAACTGGCTGAG ACTGTCAGTCGTCACTTCCGGAATATCCCGGTGAACGAGAAGGAGACTCTGACCTATTTTATTTATATGGTGAAGAGCACCAAAAGCCGACTGGACCAGAAGTCGGACGGGAGCAAACAGCTGGAGTAA